In Streptomyces puniciscabiei, a single genomic region encodes these proteins:
- a CDS encoding SCO1860 family LAETG-anchored protein produces MNSNNFRMPARRLATVATVTALAAGPAALGAGAAHATTDHGRATAVVLRTGLDVSLLNKTVDVPLAVSLNEVQAPSSADRTALSARLDGVAGGKPFAVLGADVASAKATVTAGRAEGSVRLVDARLHVPGLPLLSLIEVGTVTARATCEAGRAPVADANVLGAVTVLGKRVTLTAGGPTEVRVPGVGEVRLDLAQRRTTTRTAAATALELKVSVNPPPDSVRGYPQLNVADVEGTVTLAKATCESPAAAPTGHPVPSHDPAAGVKPQGARNDLAETGGSSATPYIAGGALALVLLGGGAVTVARRRKG; encoded by the coding sequence TTGAACAGCAACAACTTCCGCATGCCCGCACGCCGTCTCGCCACCGTCGCGACGGTCACCGCCCTGGCCGCCGGTCCCGCGGCCCTGGGCGCGGGCGCCGCGCACGCGACCACCGACCACGGTCGCGCCACCGCCGTCGTCCTGCGCACCGGCCTCGACGTCTCCCTCCTGAACAAGACCGTCGACGTCCCGCTCGCGGTCTCCCTCAACGAGGTCCAGGCACCGAGCAGCGCCGACAGGACCGCGTTGTCCGCCCGGCTCGACGGCGTGGCGGGCGGCAAGCCGTTCGCGGTCCTCGGCGCCGACGTCGCCTCGGCGAAGGCCACGGTGACCGCCGGGCGCGCCGAGGGCTCGGTCCGGCTCGTCGACGCCAGGCTGCACGTCCCCGGCCTGCCCCTGCTGTCCCTCATCGAGGTCGGCACGGTCACCGCCAGGGCGACCTGCGAGGCGGGCAGGGCGCCCGTGGCCGACGCGAACGTCCTCGGCGCCGTCACGGTCCTCGGCAAGCGCGTCACCCTCACCGCCGGCGGCCCGACCGAGGTCAGGGTGCCCGGCGTCGGCGAGGTCCGTCTCGACCTCGCCCAGCGGCGCACCACGACCCGTACGGCCGCCGCCACCGCCCTCGAACTCAAGGTCTCCGTCAACCCTCCCCCAGACTCCGTCCGGGGGTACCCCCAGCTCAACGTCGCCGACGTGGAGGGCACGGTCACCCTGGCGAAGGCCACCTGCGAGTCCCCGGCGGCCGCGCCCACCGGCCACCCGGTGCCGAGCCACGACCCAGCCGCCGGCGTGAAGCCGCAGGGCGCCCGGAACGACCTCGCGGAGACCGGCGGCAGCTCCGCGACCCCGTACATCGCGGGCGGCGCGCTGGCGCTGGTGCTGCTCGGCGGGGGAGCGGTGACGGTGGCCCGGCGCCGCAAGGGCTGA
- a CDS encoding NADPH-dependent FMN reductase produces the protein MENTNTHRLLVVVGSVREGRFGPVVGSWVAEQARQHGGFEVDVVDLADIEIPLALPAESPRFAGDAYPRPAGMARLTSALEEADAFVVVTPEYNHSYPASLKAAIDWHFTQWTAKPVAFVSYGGAAGGRHAVLHLENVLTELHAVTIREGLAFPNYFTSWQDGRPLDEQAPGYAKILLDQLSWWAATLRSGREAAPYPA, from the coding sequence ATGGAGAACACGAACACACACAGGTTGCTGGTCGTCGTCGGAAGCGTGCGGGAGGGCCGGTTCGGACCGGTCGTCGGGTCGTGGGTGGCCGAACAGGCCCGGCAGCACGGCGGGTTCGAGGTCGACGTCGTCGATCTGGCGGACATCGAGATCCCGTTGGCGCTGCCCGCCGAGTCGCCCAGGTTCGCCGGGGACGCCTATCCGCGTCCGGCGGGGATGGCCCGGCTGACCTCGGCGCTGGAGGAGGCCGACGCGTTCGTCGTCGTCACGCCCGAGTACAACCACAGCTATCCCGCCTCGCTGAAGGCCGCGATCGACTGGCACTTCACGCAGTGGACGGCCAAGCCGGTCGCGTTCGTCAGCTACGGCGGGGCGGCGGGCGGACGGCATGCCGTGCTGCACCTGGAGAACGTGCTGACCGAGCTGCACGCGGTGACCATCCGGGAGGGTCTCGCCTTCCCGAACTACTTCACCTCCTGGCAGGACGGCCGCCCGCTGGACGAGCAGGCCCCCGGCTACGCCAAGATCCTGTTGGACCAGCTGTCCTGGTGGGCGGCCACGCTCCGGTCGGGCCGGGAGGCCGCTCCCTACCCGGCGTGA
- a CDS encoding helix-turn-helix domain-containing protein, with protein MGTPLGDFVRAKRDSIQPETLGLPERGRRRSPGLRRLDLAARAGISVEYLTRIEQGRDRNPSVSVVNALADALSLDPAERNHLRYLAKITGGARTAHRRPAPPRRDVRPALRRTLGLLEPGIAVVTNRLGDILARTSGYELVTAGTGLLDGDTPNLTRYVFTDPRARAFFADWDEVADEQAFDLWLGPTAETSEWLSAELAPVAGPEFTRRMNRHVVPQRGALRLNHPTGPELRFTRETLDASADAQQLVVYLPADEETTEALAGLRAHTRVRLRAIS; from the coding sequence ATGGGCACACCACTGGGGGACTTCGTCCGGGCCAAGCGTGACAGCATCCAGCCGGAGACACTGGGCCTGCCGGAACGCGGCCGCCGCCGGTCACCGGGCCTGCGCCGGCTGGACCTCGCCGCACGGGCCGGCATCAGCGTCGAGTATCTGACCCGCATCGAACAGGGCCGCGACCGCAACCCCTCGGTGTCCGTGGTCAACGCCCTCGCCGACGCGCTCAGCCTCGACCCCGCCGAGCGCAACCACCTGCGCTACCTCGCGAAGATCACCGGCGGCGCCCGCACCGCCCACCGCCGCCCGGCCCCGCCCCGCCGGGACGTCCGCCCCGCGCTGCGCCGGACGCTGGGCCTGCTGGAACCGGGCATCGCCGTCGTGACCAACCGCCTCGGCGACATCCTCGCCCGCACCAGCGGCTACGAGCTGGTGACCGCCGGCACCGGGCTGCTCGACGGCGACACCCCCAACCTCACCCGGTACGTCTTCACCGACCCCCGCGCACGCGCCTTCTTCGCCGACTGGGACGAGGTCGCCGACGAGCAGGCCTTCGACCTGTGGCTCGGTCCGACCGCCGAGACCTCCGAATGGCTCAGCGCGGAACTGGCCCCCGTCGCGGGCCCGGAGTTCACCCGCCGCATGAACCGCCACGTGGTGCCACAGCGCGGCGCCCTCCGCCTCAACCACCCCACGGGGCCCGAACTCCGGTTCACCCGAGAGACCCTGGACGCCTCCGCCGACGCCCAGCAGCTGGTGGTGTACCTGCCGGCGGACGAGGAGACGACGGAGGCGCTGGCCGGACTCCGGGCACATACGAGGGTCAGGCTGAGGGCGATCTCGTAA
- the cobC gene encoding Rv2231c family pyridoxal phosphate-dependent protein CobC, with amino-acid sequence MRTEGTGPDLRHHGDAEVRDDGAALVDLAVNVRADTPPSWLREEIAGSLSSLAAYPDGRLARAAVAARHGLPVERVLLTAGAAEAFVLLARALKVRRPVVVHPQFTEPEAALRDAGHTVERVLLREEDGFRLDPVAVPEDADLVVIGNPTNPTSVLHPAGAIARLARPGRVLVVDEAFMDAVPGEREALAGRTDVPGLVVLRSLTKTWGLAGLRIGYVLAPAELVAELERAQPLWPVSTPALAAAQACVAPRALAEAGHAAHRVAADRAHLVEGLSVFASRGVRVVQPAEGPFVLVRMPGAAGVRHRLRDLGYAVRRGDTFPGLGEEWVRVAVRDRGTVNGFLKALSAVLP; translated from the coding sequence ATGCGCACTGAGGGCACGGGACCGGATCTGCGTCATCACGGGGACGCCGAGGTGCGGGACGACGGGGCGGCACTGGTCGACCTCGCCGTCAACGTCCGCGCCGACACGCCCCCTTCGTGGCTGCGGGAGGAGATCGCCGGCTCGCTGTCGTCCCTGGCGGCCTACCCGGACGGGCGGCTCGCGCGGGCGGCGGTGGCGGCGCGGCACGGGCTGCCGGTGGAGCGGGTACTGCTGACGGCGGGGGCGGCGGAGGCGTTCGTGCTGCTCGCCCGCGCGCTGAAGGTACGGCGGCCGGTCGTCGTCCACCCGCAGTTCACCGAGCCGGAGGCGGCGCTCAGGGACGCGGGGCACACCGTGGAGCGGGTGCTGCTGCGGGAGGAGGACGGGTTCCGGCTGGATCCGGTGGCGGTGCCGGAGGACGCCGACCTGGTGGTGATCGGCAATCCGACCAATCCGACGTCGGTGCTGCATCCGGCGGGAGCGATCGCTCGACTCGCCCGGCCCGGGCGGGTGTTGGTGGTCGACGAGGCGTTCATGGACGCGGTGCCGGGTGAGCGGGAGGCGCTGGCCGGGCGGACCGATGTGCCGGGGCTGGTCGTGCTGCGCAGTCTCACCAAGACGTGGGGGCTGGCCGGGCTGCGGATCGGGTACGTGCTGGCTCCGGCGGAGCTCGTCGCCGAACTGGAGCGGGCGCAGCCGCTGTGGCCGGTCTCGACGCCGGCCCTCGCCGCGGCCCAGGCGTGTGTGGCGCCGAGGGCGTTGGCCGAGGCGGGGCATGCGGCGCATCGCGTCGCGGCGGACCGGGCGCATCTCGTGGAGGGGTTGTCGGTGTTCGCCTCGCGGGGCGTTCGGGTGGTGCAGCCCGCGGAGGGGCCGTTCGTGCTGGTCCGTATGCCGGGGGCCGCCGGTGTACGACACCGGTTGCGTGACCTTGGCTATGCGGTGCGGCGGGGGGACACGTTTCCGGGGCTCGGCGAGGAGTGGGTGCGGGTGGCTGTGCGGGACCGTGGGACAGTGAACGGGTTCCTGAAGGCGCTGTCGGCTGTGCTTCCGTAA
- a CDS encoding sirohydrochlorin chelatase — MTTPPALLIAGHGTRDDAGAEAFRDFVRELGRRHPELPVAGGFIELSPPPLGEAVTELVERGVRRFAAVPLMLVSAGHAKGDIPAALAREKERHPGISYTYGRPLGPHPALLSVLERRLDDALDGTARTPRDRADVTVLLVGRGSTDPDANAEVYKAARLLWEGRGYAGVETAFVSLAAPDVPSGLDRCKALGARRIVVLPYFLFTGLLPDRVRQQTEGWAAAHPEIEVRSADVIGPEPELLDLVMERYQEAVEGDLRMNCDSCVYRIALPGFEDKVGLPQQPHFHPDDEGHHGHGHGHGHHHHGGHSHSHAH; from the coding sequence GTGACCACCCCGCCCGCCCTGCTCATCGCCGGCCACGGCACCCGTGACGACGCCGGAGCCGAGGCGTTCCGCGACTTCGTCCGGGAGCTGGGGCGCCGCCACCCCGAGCTGCCCGTCGCGGGCGGCTTCATCGAGCTGTCCCCGCCGCCGCTGGGCGAGGCCGTCACCGAGCTGGTGGAGCGGGGGGTACGGCGGTTCGCGGCCGTGCCGCTGATGCTGGTGTCCGCCGGGCACGCCAAGGGCGACATCCCGGCCGCGCTGGCCCGCGAGAAGGAACGGCACCCGGGCATCTCGTACACCTACGGCCGTCCGCTGGGCCCGCACCCGGCACTGCTGAGCGTGCTGGAGCGGCGGCTGGACGACGCGCTCGACGGGACCGCCCGGACGCCTCGGGACCGGGCCGATGTGACGGTGCTGCTGGTGGGCCGTGGCTCGACGGACCCCGACGCCAACGCCGAGGTGTACAAGGCCGCCCGGCTGCTGTGGGAGGGCCGCGGGTACGCCGGGGTGGAGACGGCGTTCGTGTCGCTGGCGGCGCCGGACGTGCCGAGCGGGCTCGACCGGTGCAAGGCGCTGGGGGCGCGCAGGATCGTCGTACTCCCCTACTTCCTGTTCACCGGGCTCCTGCCGGACCGGGTGCGGCAGCAGACCGAGGGGTGGGCGGCCGCGCACCCGGAGATCGAGGTGCGGTCGGCCGATGTCATCGGGCCCGAGCCGGAGCTGCTGGACCTGGTGATGGAGCGGTACCAGGAGGCCGTCGAGGGCGACCTGCGCATGAACTGCGACTCGTGCGTGTACCGGATCGCGCTGCCGGGCTTCGAGGACAAGGTGGGGCTGCCTCAGCAGCCGCACTTCCACCCCGACGACGAGGGCCACCACGGCCATGGACACGGGCACGGGCATCACCATCACGGGGGGCACTCGCACAGCCATGCGCACTGA
- a CDS encoding precorrin-8X methylmutase, protein MNRVVHPIEQESFRRLRARLDTSHFPPLTRAVVERVIHSAADLEYATDLVMAEDDLVKAHAALHAGAPVVVDVEMVAAGITRRETVCRLRDAKSGPGLTRSARAVRLAYEEVGPGALWVIGCAPTALEELLTLDASPALVIGLPVGFVGAAESKAALRTSGLPAVSNVSEKGGSAVAAAALNALLYHPVSPEETL, encoded by the coding sequence GTGAATCGCGTGGTCCACCCCATCGAGCAGGAGTCCTTCCGGCGGCTGCGCGCACGTCTGGACACCTCGCACTTCCCGCCGCTGACCCGGGCAGTGGTGGAGCGGGTCATCCACTCGGCCGCCGACCTGGAGTACGCGACCGATCTCGTCATGGCCGAGGACGACCTGGTGAAGGCGCACGCGGCGCTGCACGCCGGGGCGCCCGTCGTCGTGGACGTGGAGATGGTCGCGGCCGGCATCACCCGGCGGGAGACCGTCTGCCGGCTCAGGGACGCCAAGTCCGGCCCGGGACTGACCCGTTCGGCCCGTGCCGTGCGGCTCGCGTACGAGGAGGTCGGTCCGGGGGCCCTGTGGGTGATCGGCTGTGCGCCGACCGCCCTGGAGGAGCTGCTCACCCTGGACGCCTCCCCCGCACTCGTCATCGGCCTGCCCGTCGGTTTCGTCGGCGCGGCCGAGTCCAAGGCCGCGTTGCGGACGAGCGGGCTGCCCGCCGTGAGCAACGTGTCCGAGAAGGGCGGGTCGGCGGTCGCCGCCGCCGCGCTCAACGCCCTGCTGTACCACCCCGTTTCACCTGAGGAGACCCTGTGA
- the cobJ gene encoding precorrin-3B C(17)-methyltransferase — protein MIGLISATAAGAAARDRLAAAWPDRTRVYEGPVGEAVRAAFAECEQLVCFLATGAVVRLLAPLLGDKTADPGVVCVDEGGRFAVSLLGGHGGGANELAREVGELLGAEPVVTTATDSVGLAGLDTLGLPYEGSVATVSRALLDGEPVALEAESTWPLPPLPTVPHGAYTIRLTDRDVAPGEREVLLRPPSLVVGVGASKGAPVEEVLGLVEGALREAGLSPKSVAELATVDAKAGEPGIVAAAERLGVPLVTYSAEELAAVEVPNPSDAPLAAVGTPSVAEAAALVRGGELLVPKRKSSARPAMATCAVVRRPGRGRLAVVGLGPGARDLLTPRAAAELRRASVLVGLDQYVDQIRDLLRPGTRVLESGLGAEEERARTAVAEARKGHAVALIGSGDAGVYAMASPALAEASDDIDVIGVPGVTAALAAGAVLGAPLGHDHVSISLSDLHTPWEVIERRVRAAAEADIVVTFYNPRSRGRDWQLPKALGILAEHREPTTPVGVVRNASRPDESSRVTVLAELDPATVDMMTVVTVGNTATRIIAGRMVTPRGYRWQEEPK, from the coding sequence GTGATCGGCCTGATTTCCGCCACCGCGGCGGGGGCGGCGGCGCGGGACCGGCTGGCGGCGGCCTGGCCGGACCGGACGCGGGTGTACGAGGGTCCCGTCGGGGAGGCGGTGCGGGCCGCGTTCGCCGAGTGCGAGCAGCTGGTGTGCTTCCTGGCGACGGGTGCGGTGGTACGGCTGCTCGCGCCGCTGCTCGGCGACAAGACGGCCGACCCCGGTGTGGTGTGCGTGGACGAGGGCGGCCGGTTCGCGGTGTCGCTGCTCGGGGGGCACGGCGGCGGCGCCAACGAACTCGCCCGGGAGGTCGGCGAGTTGCTGGGTGCCGAGCCGGTGGTGACGACCGCGACGGACTCGGTCGGGCTGGCGGGCCTGGACACGCTGGGGCTGCCGTACGAGGGCTCGGTCGCGACCGTGTCCCGCGCCCTGCTGGACGGCGAACCGGTCGCGTTGGAGGCCGAGTCGACGTGGCCGCTGCCGCCGCTGCCGACCGTGCCGCACGGGGCGTACACCATCCGGCTCACCGACCGGGACGTCGCACCGGGCGAGCGCGAGGTGCTGCTGAGGCCGCCGTCGCTGGTGGTCGGGGTCGGCGCGTCCAAGGGTGCCCCGGTGGAGGAGGTCCTCGGGCTGGTCGAGGGGGCGCTGCGCGAGGCGGGGCTCTCGCCGAAATCCGTGGCCGAACTCGCCACCGTGGACGCCAAGGCGGGGGAACCGGGCATCGTGGCCGCCGCCGAGCGGCTGGGGGTGCCGCTGGTGACGTACTCCGCCGAGGAACTGGCCGCCGTGGAGGTGCCCAACCCGTCCGACGCGCCGCTCGCCGCCGTCGGCACCCCGTCGGTCGCCGAGGCGGCGGCCCTGGTGCGCGGCGGTGAACTGCTCGTACCCAAGCGGAAGTCGAGCGCTCGGCCCGCGATGGCGACCTGTGCCGTCGTACGCCGGCCGGGGCGCGGGCGGCTCGCGGTGGTCGGGCTCGGACCGGGTGCCCGGGACCTGCTGACCCCGCGCGCGGCCGCCGAGCTGCGCCGGGCCTCGGTGCTCGTCGGGCTCGACCAGTACGTGGACCAGATCCGCGATCTGCTGCGGCCCGGCACCCGGGTGCTGGAGTCGGGGCTCGGCGCCGAGGAGGAGCGGGCGCGTACGGCGGTCGCCGAGGCCCGCAAGGGGCATGCGGTCGCGCTGATCGGCAGCGGGGACGCGGGCGTGTACGCCATGGCCTCCCCCGCGCTCGCCGAGGCCTCGGACGACATCGACGTCATCGGGGTGCCCGGGGTGACGGCCGCGCTGGCCGCCGGTGCGGTCCTGGGCGCGCCGCTGGGCCACGACCACGTGTCCATCAGCCTGTCCGACCTGCACACGCCGTGGGAGGTCATCGAGCGGCGGGTGCGGGCGGCGGCGGAGGCGGACATCGTCGTGACCTTCTACAACCCGCGCTCCCGGGGCCGGGACTGGCAGCTGCCGAAGGCGCTCGGCATCCTCGCCGAGCACCGGGAGCCGACGACGCCGGTGGGTGTCGTCCGCAACGCGTCCCGGCCGGACGAGTCGAGCCGCGTCACGGTGCTGGCCGAACTCGACCCGGCGACGGTCGACATGATGACGGTCGTGACCGTGGGCAACACCGCCACCCGGATCATCGCCGGGCGGATGGTGACCCCGCGCGGCTACCGCTGGCAGGAGGAGCCGAAGTGA
- a CDS encoding bifunctional cobalt-precorrin-7 (C(5))-methyltransferase/cobalt-precorrin-6B (C(15))-methyltransferase, with protein sequence MITVVGTGTGTGAPVAEDVLAGAALVVGGRRHLDAVRLPGGAERVVLGPLAPALDTIAEYVGKELPVLVLASGDPGFFGIVRALAERFGAHRLDVRPGVSSVAAAFARVGLPWDDAVVVSAHGRELRTAVNVCRARPKVAVLTGPGAGPAELGAALQGDACVPGRVLVVVTALGSADERVERVTPAEAAARDWGAAVSVVLCLDEARALGGVRTVAGVPARPDRWALAEGEFAHRDSMITKFEVRALALARLGPGLGDLVWDVGAGSGSVAVECARLGAAVVAVEKAADGVERIRANAHAHGVDVAVVHGSAPDALDGLADDPDAVFVGGGGRELPGIVAACARRARRTVVVSMAALDRVPAVREALTAAGFTCDGVLLQSSRLAPLPGDVTRLAATNPVFLLWGVRTPASSEGVAQ encoded by the coding sequence TTGATCACGGTCGTCGGCACGGGGACGGGTACGGGCGCGCCGGTCGCCGAGGACGTCCTCGCGGGGGCCGCGCTGGTGGTCGGCGGTCGTCGGCACCTGGACGCGGTACGGCTGCCCGGGGGTGCCGAGCGGGTCGTGCTCGGGCCGCTGGCACCGGCCCTGGACACGATCGCCGAGTACGTCGGCAAAGAGCTTCCGGTGCTGGTGCTGGCCTCCGGCGACCCGGGGTTCTTCGGGATCGTGCGGGCGCTGGCCGAGCGGTTCGGCGCGCACCGGCTGGACGTGCGGCCCGGGGTCTCGTCCGTCGCGGCCGCGTTCGCGCGCGTGGGGCTGCCGTGGGACGACGCCGTGGTCGTCAGCGCGCACGGCAGGGAGCTGCGTACGGCGGTCAACGTGTGCCGGGCACGGCCGAAGGTGGCGGTGCTGACGGGGCCGGGCGCGGGTCCGGCGGAGCTGGGTGCGGCGCTGCAGGGCGACGCGTGCGTGCCGGGGCGGGTCCTCGTCGTCGTCACCGCCCTCGGCTCCGCGGACGAGCGCGTCGAACGGGTCACGCCCGCCGAGGCCGCCGCCCGTGACTGGGGTGCGGCGGTGAGCGTGGTGCTGTGTCTGGACGAGGCACGGGCGCTGGGCGGGGTGCGTACGGTCGCCGGGGTTCCCGCGCGGCCCGATCGGTGGGCCCTGGCCGAGGGCGAGTTCGCCCACCGCGACTCGATGATCACCAAGTTCGAGGTACGGGCGCTGGCGCTGGCCCGGCTGGGGCCTGGTCTCGGCGACCTGGTGTGGGACGTCGGCGCCGGCTCGGGCTCGGTGGCGGTGGAGTGCGCGCGGCTCGGCGCGGCCGTCGTCGCCGTGGAGAAGGCGGCGGACGGGGTGGAGCGGATCCGCGCCAACGCGCACGCCCACGGTGTGGACGTGGCCGTGGTGCACGGCTCGGCACCGGACGCCCTGGACGGGCTGGCCGACGATCCGGACGCCGTGTTCGTCGGGGGCGGCGGGCGCGAGCTGCCCGGCATCGTCGCCGCGTGCGCGCGGCGCGCCCGGCGGACGGTCGTGGTCTCCATGGCCGCGCTGGACCGGGTGCCGGCCGTGCGCGAGGCGCTCACGGCCGCCGGGTTCACCTGCGACGGGGTGCTGCTGCAGTCCTCGCGCCTGGCGCCGCTCCCCGGGGACGTGACCCGGCTCGCGGCGACCAATCCCGTGTTTCTGCTCTGGGGTGTCAGAACCCCGGCATCCAGTGAAGGAGTTGCTCAGTGA
- the cobM gene encoding precorrin-4 C(11)-methyltransferase: protein MADAPTGKVTFVGAGPGAADLLTFRAARAIAEADVVIWAASLVQAEVLEHARADAEVLDSATMPLEEVVAVYRRAHAEGLKVARIHSGDPALWGGTQEQLDRCAEIGIATEVVPGVSAFSAVAALAQRELTIPEVAQSVVLTRLGGGKTPMPPGEEVREFARHGTTMAIFLSAARSGQLVRELLEGGYPTDTPVVVAYQATWPEELVVRCTVGTLEETVKEHKLWKHTLFLVGPALDAHGTRSHLYHPGHFHGYRKADPEARRALREQRAKS from the coding sequence ATGGCCGATGCCCCCACCGGCAAGGTGACGTTCGTCGGTGCCGGCCCCGGCGCCGCCGACCTGCTGACGTTCCGCGCCGCGCGCGCCATCGCGGAGGCGGACGTGGTGATCTGGGCGGCGAGCCTGGTCCAGGCGGAGGTCCTGGAGCACGCGCGCGCGGACGCGGAGGTCCTGGACTCGGCGACCATGCCCCTGGAGGAGGTCGTCGCCGTCTACCGGCGCGCCCACGCCGAGGGGCTGAAGGTGGCCCGGATCCACTCCGGCGACCCCGCGCTGTGGGGCGGCACCCAGGAGCAGCTGGACCGGTGCGCGGAGATCGGGATCGCGACCGAGGTCGTACCGGGGGTCTCCGCCTTCTCGGCCGTCGCGGCTCTCGCCCAGCGGGAGCTGACCATCCCCGAGGTCGCGCAGTCCGTCGTCCTCACCCGGCTGGGCGGCGGCAAGACGCCGATGCCGCCCGGCGAGGAGGTCCGCGAGTTCGCCCGGCACGGCACCACCATGGCGATCTTCCTGTCGGCGGCGCGCAGCGGGCAGCTGGTGCGCGAGCTGCTGGAGGGCGGCTACCCGACGGACACCCCCGTGGTCGTCGCCTACCAGGCGACCTGGCCGGAAGAGCTGGTCGTGAGGTGCACGGTCGGCACGCTGGAGGAGACGGTCAAGGAGCACAAGCTCTGGAAGCACACGCTGTTCCTGGTCGGCCCGGCACTGGATGCGCACGGCACCCGCTCGCACCTGTACCACCCGGGGCACTTCCACGGCTACCGCAAGGCCGACCCGGAGGCCCGGCGGGCCCTGCGCGAGCAGCGGGCGAAGAGTTGA
- a CDS encoding ZIP family metal transporter, translated as MAVFVALGAFLMTLAGGWTAQRVTDRRHLVLGLAGGLMLGVVGLDLLPEALHAADREIFGVPAALLLFVAGFLLAHLVERTLAARQAAHGGAEGHDHRAPEVGLTAAAAMVGHSAMDGVAIGAAFQVGGGMGTAVALAVIAHDFADGFNTFTITSLYGNARRRAIGMLVADACAPLLGALSTAFFHIPEPVLGGYLGLFGGVLLYLAAAEILPEAHHEHPARSTLLCTVAGAAFIWLVVGLSGG; from the coding sequence ATGGCGGTCTTCGTCGCGCTCGGCGCGTTCCTGATGACGCTGGCCGGCGGCTGGACGGCACAGCGCGTGACCGACCGTCGGCACCTGGTCCTGGGCCTGGCCGGCGGTCTGATGCTCGGCGTGGTCGGCCTGGATCTGCTGCCGGAGGCGCTGCACGCCGCCGACCGCGAGATCTTCGGCGTACCCGCCGCACTGCTGCTGTTCGTGGCCGGATTCCTGCTGGCCCATCTGGTGGAGCGCACGCTGGCCGCACGGCAGGCGGCCCACGGCGGTGCAGAAGGGCACGACCACCGGGCGCCCGAGGTGGGCCTGACGGCCGCCGCCGCGATGGTCGGCCACAGCGCCATGGACGGCGTGGCCATCGGCGCGGCCTTCCAGGTGGGCGGCGGCATGGGCACGGCCGTGGCGCTCGCCGTGATCGCGCACGACTTCGCCGACGGCTTCAACACCTTCACCATCACGAGCCTGTACGGCAACGCCCGCCGCCGGGCGATCGGCATGCTGGTCGCCGACGCCTGCGCGCCCCTGCTCGGCGCCCTGTCGACCGCCTTCTTCCACATCCCCGAGCCGGTGCTCGGCGGCTACCTGGGCCTCTTCGGCGGCGTCCTGCTCTACCTCGCCGCCGCCGAGATCCTGCCCGAGGCCCACCACGAGCACCCCGCGCGGTCCACCCTGCTGTGCACGGTGGCGGGCGCGGCCTTCATCTGGCTGGTGGTGGGTCTGTCCGGCGGCTGA
- the cobI gene encoding precorrin-2 C(20)-methyltransferase has protein sequence MSSRLVGVGVGPGDPELVTVKGVNALRAADVVVVPVMDTGERGRAEATVLHYVPEDKVVRVVFALNERTDRARREAAWDAAGGRVAALLAAHGSVAFATIGDPNVYSTFTYLAQTITELMPDVVVETVPGITAMQDLAARSGAVLTEGTEPLTLVPVTAGSAVLKEALAGPGTVVAYKFGRQAAEVAEALKENGRLADAVWGSALGLPEESVRPAAELDGTPLPYLSTLIAPPRRDGGRGGKL, from the coding sequence ATGAGCAGCAGGCTGGTCGGAGTCGGGGTCGGTCCCGGTGACCCGGAGCTGGTGACCGTCAAGGGGGTCAACGCCCTGCGGGCCGCCGATGTCGTCGTCGTACCCGTGATGGACACCGGGGAGCGCGGGCGGGCCGAGGCGACCGTGTTGCACTACGTGCCCGAGGACAAGGTCGTCCGGGTGGTGTTCGCGCTGAACGAGCGGACCGACCGGGCGCGCCGCGAGGCCGCCTGGGACGCGGCGGGCGGGCGGGTCGCCGCGCTTCTCGCAGCGCACGGATCCGTCGCCTTCGCCACCATCGGCGATCCCAACGTGTACTCCACGTTCACCTATCTCGCCCAGACCATCACGGAGCTGATGCCGGACGTGGTCGTGGAGACCGTGCCCGGGATCACCGCCATGCAGGATCTGGCGGCCCGGTCCGGCGCGGTGCTGACCGAGGGCACCGAGCCGCTGACGCTGGTGCCGGTGACCGCCGGGTCCGCCGTGCTCAAGGAGGCGCTGGCCGGGCCGGGGACCGTCGTCGCGTACAAGTTCGGGCGGCAGGCCGCCGAGGTCGCCGAGGCGCTGAAGGAGAACGGGCGGCTGGCGGACGCGGTGTGGGGATCGGCGCTGGGCCTGCCGGAGGAGTCGGTGCGGCCGGCCGCCGAGCTGGACGGGACGCCGCTGCCGTATCTGTCGACGCTGATCGCACCCCCGCGGCGGGACGGCGGACGGGGCGGGAAGCTGTGA